One stretch of Chiroxiphia lanceolata isolate bChiLan1 chromosome 1, bChiLan1.pri, whole genome shotgun sequence DNA includes these proteins:
- the ZFPM2 gene encoding zinc finger protein ZFPM2 isoform X4, with translation MDLNNNTLKTKASVPMVLTAGPKWLLDVTWQGVEDNKNNCIVYSKGGQLWCTTTKAISEGEELIAFVVDFDSRLQAASQMTLTEGMYPARLLDSIQLLPQQAAMASILPTAIVNKDIFPCKSCGIWYRSERNLQAHLMYYCSGRQREGPQLSEESEDSAQQISSVCPFPQCTKSFSNARALEMHLNSHSGVKMEEFLPPGASLKCTVCTYTADSVINFHQHLFSHLTQAAFRCNHCHFGFQTQRELLQHQELHVSGNKIQRESDIEHSPSGNEEGLQPATDLLSRNDIPQSQKTMQTKDASSDTELDKCEKKAPLFLPNQRPETQPAANKQSFSYTKIKSEPSSPRLASSPVQPNIGPSFPMGPFLSQFAFPQDITVVPQASEILAKMSELVHRRLRHGSSNYPPVIYSPLMPKGATCFECNITFNNLDNYLVHKKHYCSSRWQQMAKSPDFSSVPEKIPEAVSPSNGQSSINILNAAPHTSDPENQLLQTSCINSSSVLDLIGPNNKSHEKDFTAQPKKLSTASNGDEKINGKPSDVKNPNAPLVEGESDPNKTTCEACNITFSRHETYMVHKQYYCATRHDPPLKRSASNKVPAMQRTMRTRKRRKMYEMCLPEQEQRPPLVQQRFLEVANLGNPCTSTQESTEGLGDCYHPRCDIFPGIVSKHLETSLSINKCAPVSKCDTPHSTVSCLEMDVPIDLSKKCLPPSERTSTSPKRLLDYHECTVCKISFNKVENYLAHKQNFCPVTAHQRSDLGQIDSKVFQNPESERNSPDVSYERSIIKCEKNGNSKQSSPNGNLFSTHLATLQGLKVFSEAAQLIATKEENKHLFLPQCLYPGAIKKAKGADQLSPYYGIKPSDYISGSLVIHNTDLDQSTNTESESPKGQVPSNGCAVQKKESLPLLPKNRGMVIVNGGLKQEERPATNPQQENISQNPPHEDGHKSPSWISENPLTANENVSPAIPTAEEQLSSIAKGVNGSTQAPSSGKYCRLCDIQFNNLSNFITHKKFYCSSHAAEHVK, from the exons GAGGGCAGCTTTGGTGTACCACAACCAAGGCCATCTCAGAGGGTGAAGAGCTGATTGCCTTTGTTGTAGATTTTGACTCAAGGCTGCAAGCTGCCAGTCAGATGACTCTCACAGAAGGCATGTATCCTGCACGCCTGCTGGACTCCATACAATTGCTCCCTCAACAAGCTGCAATGGCATCTATTTTGCCTACAGCTATTGTGAACA AGGACATATTCCCTTGCAAATCCTGTGGCATTTGGTACCGAAGTGAGCGGAACCTGCAGGCCCATCTCATGTATTACTGCAGTGGAAGGCAAAGAGAGGGGCCGCAGCTGTCAGAGGAGAGTGAAGACAGTGCTCAGCAGATATCCAGTGTCTGCCCCTTTCCACAGTGCACCAAAAGTTTTTCAAATGCAAGAGCTCTGGAAATGCACCTAAATTCTCACAGTG GAGTGAAAATGGAAGAATTTCTCCCGCCCGGTGCTAGTCTGAAATGCACAGTTTGTACTTACACTGCAGACTCAGTGATTAACTTTCATCAGCACCTGTTCTCGCATCTTACTCAAGCTGCCTTTAGATGCAATCACTGCCATTTTGGCTTCCAAACTCAGAGGGAGCTATTGCAGCACCAAGAGCTACATGTCTCTGGCAACAAAATCCAGAGAGAAAGTGACATTGAACACTCTCCAAGTGGAAACGAAGAAGGTTTACAGCCAGCAACGGACCTGTTAAGCAGAAATGATATTCCCCAGAGCCAAAAGACCATGCAGACTAAAGATGCAAGTTCTGATACAGAGCTtgataaatgtgaaaaaaaggCTCCACTTTTTCTTCCAAACCAGAGGCCAGAAACGCAACCTGCAGCAAATAAGCAGAGTTTTTCAtatactaaaataaaatccGAACCATCCAGTCCAAGACTTGCTTCATCTCCCGTTCAGCCTAATATTGGTCCTTCTTTCCCAATGGgaccttttctttcccagtttgCTTTTCCCCAAGACATCACTGTGGTTCCTCAGGCTTCAGAGATATTAGCCAAAATGTCAGAACTGGTCCATCGAAGGCTGAGGCATGGAAGTAGCAATTATCCTCCCGTAATTTACAGTCCTCTGATGCCTAAAGGGGCTACGTGTTTTGAGTGCAACATAACATTCAATAATTTGGACAACTACTTGGTTCACAAAAAGCATTACTGCAGCAGCCGATGGCAGCAGATGGCAAAGTCACCAGATTTTTCCAGTGTTCCAGAAAAAATTCCAGAAGCTGTCAGTCCCAGTAATGGTCAAAGCTCTATAAACATCCTGAATGCAGCTCCTCACACATCAGATCCAGAGAATCAACTTCTGCAGACATCTTGCATAAACTCTTCCAGCGTTTTAGATTTGATCGGGCCAAACAATAAAAGTCATGAAAAAGACTTTACTGCACAACCCAAGAAGTTGTCAACTGCAAGCAACGGTGATGAGAAGATAAACGGAAAACCTTCTGATGTGAAAAATCCCAATGCTCCTTTAGTAGAGGGCGAGAGTGACCCTAACAAGACCACATGTGAAGCTTGTAATATTACTTTCAGCAGACATGAAACCTACATGGTCCACAAGCAGTATTACTGTGCTACTCGCCATGATCCTCCACTGAAGAGGTCCGCTTCCAACAAAGTGCCTGCCATGCAGAGAACAATGCGTACTCGGAAGCGAAGGAAGATGTATGAGATGTGCTTGCCAGAGCAAGAGCAAAGACCACCACTAGTTCAACAGCGATTTCTAGAAGTGGCTAATCTTGGCAATCCTTGTACATCTACTCAAGAGTCAACAGAGGGTCTTGGAGATTGTTACCATCCACGATGTGATATCTTTCCAGGAATAGTCTCAAAGCATCTGGAAACATCACTGTCTATTAACAAGTGTGCTCCAGTTTCAAAGTGTGATACTCCCCACTCCACTGTATCTTGCTTGGAGATGGATGTGCCAATAGATCTCAGTAAAAAGTGCTTACCCCCGTCGGAGAGGACGTCCACTTCTCCCAAAAGGCTGCTGGACTACCATGAGTGCACTGTGTGCAAGATCAGTTTTAACAAGGTAGAGAACTACCTGGCTCACAAGCAGAATTTTTGCCCTGTCACTGCCCATCAGCGCAGTGACCTGGGACAAATCGACAGTAAGGTGTTTCAAAACCcagaaagtgaaagaaacagCCCAGATGTCAGTTATGAGAGAAGCATAATCAAATGTGAGAAAAATGGAAACTCAAAACAGTCCTCTCCTAATGGAAACTTATTTTCCACACACTTAGCAACACTTCAAGGACTAAAAGTCTTTAGTGAAGCGGCCCAGCTTATTGctacaaaagaagaaaacaaacatttgtttcttccaCAATGCCTTTACCCTGGAGCAATAAAGAAAGCTAAAGGAGCAGATCAGCTTTCTCCATATTATGGAATAAAGCCAAGTGATTACATTTCTGGTTCTCTCGTCATTCATAATACTGATCTAGATCaaagcacaaatacagaaagTGAATCTCCGAAAGGCCAGGTGCCTTCGAATGGATGTGCTGTGCAGAAGAAAGAATCTCTTCCACTACTGCCGAAAAACCGAGGCATGGTAATAGTTAATGGGGGACTAAAACAGGAGGAAAGACCTGCCACTAACCCACAGCAAGAGAACATTTCCCAGAATCCACCGCATGAAGATGGGCACAAGTCTCCTTCTTGGATCTCTGAGAATCCCttaactgcaaatgaaaatgtCTCTCCAGCAATTCCTACAGCAGAGGAACAGTTGTCTAGTATAGCTAAAGGTGTGAATGGCTCTACCCAGGCTCCAAGCAGTGGAAAGTACTGCCGACTGTGTGACATCCAATTCAACAATCTTTCAAACTTTATAACTCATAAGAAGTTTTATTGCTCTTCACATGCAGCAGAACATGTCAAATGA
- the ZFPM2 gene encoding zinc finger protein ZFPM2 isoform X5, protein MSFGGQLWCTTTKAISEGEELIAFVVDFDSRLQAASQMTLTEGMYPARLLDSIQLLPQQAAMASILPTAIVNKDIFPCKSCGIWYRSERNLQAHLMYYCSGRQREGPQLSEESEDSAQQISSVCPFPQCTKSFSNARALEMHLNSHSGVKMEEFLPPGASLKCTVCTYTADSVINFHQHLFSHLTQAAFRCNHCHFGFQTQRELLQHQELHVSGNKIQRESDIEHSPSGNEEGLQPATDLLSRNDIPQSQKTMQTKDASSDTELDKCEKKAPLFLPNQRPETQPAANKQSFSYTKIKSEPSSPRLASSPVQPNIGPSFPMGPFLSQFAFPQDITVVPQASEILAKMSELVHRRLRHGSSNYPPVIYSPLMPKGATCFECNITFNNLDNYLVHKKHYCSSRWQQMAKSPDFSSVPEKIPEAVSPSNGQSSINILNAAPHTSDPENQLLQTSCINSSSVLDLIGPNNKSHEKDFTAQPKKLSTASNGDEKINGKPSDVKNPNAPLVEGESDPNKTTCEACNITFSRHETYMVHKQYYCATRHDPPLKRSASNKVPAMQRTMRTRKRRKMYEMCLPEQEQRPPLVQQRFLEVANLGNPCTSTQESTEGLGDCYHPRCDIFPGIVSKHLETSLSINKCAPVSKCDTPHSTVSCLEMDVPIDLSKKCLPPSERTSTSPKRLLDYHECTVCKISFNKVENYLAHKQNFCPVTAHQRSDLGQIDSKVFQNPESERNSPDVSYERSIIKCEKNGNSKQSSPNGNLFSTHLATLQGLKVFSEAAQLIATKEENKHLFLPQCLYPGAIKKAKGADQLSPYYGIKPSDYISGSLVIHNTDLDQSTNTESESPKGQVPSNGCAVQKKESLPLLPKNRGMVIVNGGLKQEERPATNPQQENISQNPPHEDGHKSPSWISENPLTANENVSPAIPTAEEQLSSIAKGVNGSTQAPSSGKYCRLCDIQFNNLSNFITHKKFYCSSHAAEHVK, encoded by the exons ATGTCATTTG GAGGGCAGCTTTGGTGTACCACAACCAAGGCCATCTCAGAGGGTGAAGAGCTGATTGCCTTTGTTGTAGATTTTGACTCAAGGCTGCAAGCTGCCAGTCAGATGACTCTCACAGAAGGCATGTATCCTGCACGCCTGCTGGACTCCATACAATTGCTCCCTCAACAAGCTGCAATGGCATCTATTTTGCCTACAGCTATTGTGAACA AGGACATATTCCCTTGCAAATCCTGTGGCATTTGGTACCGAAGTGAGCGGAACCTGCAGGCCCATCTCATGTATTACTGCAGTGGAAGGCAAAGAGAGGGGCCGCAGCTGTCAGAGGAGAGTGAAGACAGTGCTCAGCAGATATCCAGTGTCTGCCCCTTTCCACAGTGCACCAAAAGTTTTTCAAATGCAAGAGCTCTGGAAATGCACCTAAATTCTCACAGTG GAGTGAAAATGGAAGAATTTCTCCCGCCCGGTGCTAGTCTGAAATGCACAGTTTGTACTTACACTGCAGACTCAGTGATTAACTTTCATCAGCACCTGTTCTCGCATCTTACTCAAGCTGCCTTTAGATGCAATCACTGCCATTTTGGCTTCCAAACTCAGAGGGAGCTATTGCAGCACCAAGAGCTACATGTCTCTGGCAACAAAATCCAGAGAGAAAGTGACATTGAACACTCTCCAAGTGGAAACGAAGAAGGTTTACAGCCAGCAACGGACCTGTTAAGCAGAAATGATATTCCCCAGAGCCAAAAGACCATGCAGACTAAAGATGCAAGTTCTGATACAGAGCTtgataaatgtgaaaaaaaggCTCCACTTTTTCTTCCAAACCAGAGGCCAGAAACGCAACCTGCAGCAAATAAGCAGAGTTTTTCAtatactaaaataaaatccGAACCATCCAGTCCAAGACTTGCTTCATCTCCCGTTCAGCCTAATATTGGTCCTTCTTTCCCAATGGgaccttttctttcccagtttgCTTTTCCCCAAGACATCACTGTGGTTCCTCAGGCTTCAGAGATATTAGCCAAAATGTCAGAACTGGTCCATCGAAGGCTGAGGCATGGAAGTAGCAATTATCCTCCCGTAATTTACAGTCCTCTGATGCCTAAAGGGGCTACGTGTTTTGAGTGCAACATAACATTCAATAATTTGGACAACTACTTGGTTCACAAAAAGCATTACTGCAGCAGCCGATGGCAGCAGATGGCAAAGTCACCAGATTTTTCCAGTGTTCCAGAAAAAATTCCAGAAGCTGTCAGTCCCAGTAATGGTCAAAGCTCTATAAACATCCTGAATGCAGCTCCTCACACATCAGATCCAGAGAATCAACTTCTGCAGACATCTTGCATAAACTCTTCCAGCGTTTTAGATTTGATCGGGCCAAACAATAAAAGTCATGAAAAAGACTTTACTGCACAACCCAAGAAGTTGTCAACTGCAAGCAACGGTGATGAGAAGATAAACGGAAAACCTTCTGATGTGAAAAATCCCAATGCTCCTTTAGTAGAGGGCGAGAGTGACCCTAACAAGACCACATGTGAAGCTTGTAATATTACTTTCAGCAGACATGAAACCTACATGGTCCACAAGCAGTATTACTGTGCTACTCGCCATGATCCTCCACTGAAGAGGTCCGCTTCCAACAAAGTGCCTGCCATGCAGAGAACAATGCGTACTCGGAAGCGAAGGAAGATGTATGAGATGTGCTTGCCAGAGCAAGAGCAAAGACCACCACTAGTTCAACAGCGATTTCTAGAAGTGGCTAATCTTGGCAATCCTTGTACATCTACTCAAGAGTCAACAGAGGGTCTTGGAGATTGTTACCATCCACGATGTGATATCTTTCCAGGAATAGTCTCAAAGCATCTGGAAACATCACTGTCTATTAACAAGTGTGCTCCAGTTTCAAAGTGTGATACTCCCCACTCCACTGTATCTTGCTTGGAGATGGATGTGCCAATAGATCTCAGTAAAAAGTGCTTACCCCCGTCGGAGAGGACGTCCACTTCTCCCAAAAGGCTGCTGGACTACCATGAGTGCACTGTGTGCAAGATCAGTTTTAACAAGGTAGAGAACTACCTGGCTCACAAGCAGAATTTTTGCCCTGTCACTGCCCATCAGCGCAGTGACCTGGGACAAATCGACAGTAAGGTGTTTCAAAACCcagaaagtgaaagaaacagCCCAGATGTCAGTTATGAGAGAAGCATAATCAAATGTGAGAAAAATGGAAACTCAAAACAGTCCTCTCCTAATGGAAACTTATTTTCCACACACTTAGCAACACTTCAAGGACTAAAAGTCTTTAGTGAAGCGGCCCAGCTTATTGctacaaaagaagaaaacaaacatttgtttcttccaCAATGCCTTTACCCTGGAGCAATAAAGAAAGCTAAAGGAGCAGATCAGCTTTCTCCATATTATGGAATAAAGCCAAGTGATTACATTTCTGGTTCTCTCGTCATTCATAATACTGATCTAGATCaaagcacaaatacagaaagTGAATCTCCGAAAGGCCAGGTGCCTTCGAATGGATGTGCTGTGCAGAAGAAAGAATCTCTTCCACTACTGCCGAAAAACCGAGGCATGGTAATAGTTAATGGGGGACTAAAACAGGAGGAAAGACCTGCCACTAACCCACAGCAAGAGAACATTTCCCAGAATCCACCGCATGAAGATGGGCACAAGTCTCCTTCTTGGATCTCTGAGAATCCCttaactgcaaatgaaaatgtCTCTCCAGCAATTCCTACAGCAGAGGAACAGTTGTCTAGTATAGCTAAAGGTGTGAATGGCTCTACCCAGGCTCCAAGCAGTGGAAAGTACTGCCGACTGTGTGACATCCAATTCAACAATCTTTCAAACTTTATAACTCATAAGAAGTTTTATTGCTCTTCACATGCAGCAGAACATGTCAAATGA
- the ZFPM2 gene encoding zinc finger protein ZFPM2 isoform X6 — MTLTEGMYPARLLDSIQLLPQQAAMASILPTAIVNKDIFPCKSCGIWYRSERNLQAHLMYYCSGRQREGPQLSEESEDSAQQISSVCPFPQCTKSFSNARALEMHLNSHSGVKMEEFLPPGASLKCTVCTYTADSVINFHQHLFSHLTQAAFRCNHCHFGFQTQRELLQHQELHVSGNKIQRESDIEHSPSGNEEGLQPATDLLSRNDIPQSQKTMQTKDASSDTELDKCEKKAPLFLPNQRPETQPAANKQSFSYTKIKSEPSSPRLASSPVQPNIGPSFPMGPFLSQFAFPQDITVVPQASEILAKMSELVHRRLRHGSSNYPPVIYSPLMPKGATCFECNITFNNLDNYLVHKKHYCSSRWQQMAKSPDFSSVPEKIPEAVSPSNGQSSINILNAAPHTSDPENQLLQTSCINSSSVLDLIGPNNKSHEKDFTAQPKKLSTASNGDEKINGKPSDVKNPNAPLVEGESDPNKTTCEACNITFSRHETYMVHKQYYCATRHDPPLKRSASNKVPAMQRTMRTRKRRKMYEMCLPEQEQRPPLVQQRFLEVANLGNPCTSTQESTEGLGDCYHPRCDIFPGIVSKHLETSLSINKCAPVSKCDTPHSTVSCLEMDVPIDLSKKCLPPSERTSTSPKRLLDYHECTVCKISFNKVENYLAHKQNFCPVTAHQRSDLGQIDSKVFQNPESERNSPDVSYERSIIKCEKNGNSKQSSPNGNLFSTHLATLQGLKVFSEAAQLIATKEENKHLFLPQCLYPGAIKKAKGADQLSPYYGIKPSDYISGSLVIHNTDLDQSTNTESESPKGQVPSNGCAVQKKESLPLLPKNRGMVIVNGGLKQEERPATNPQQENISQNPPHEDGHKSPSWISENPLTANENVSPAIPTAEEQLSSIAKGVNGSTQAPSSGKYCRLCDIQFNNLSNFITHKKFYCSSHAAEHVK, encoded by the exons ATGACTCTCACAGAAGGCATGTATCCTGCACGCCTGCTGGACTCCATACAATTGCTCCCTCAACAAGCTGCAATGGCATCTATTTTGCCTACAGCTATTGTGAACA AGGACATATTCCCTTGCAAATCCTGTGGCATTTGGTACCGAAGTGAGCGGAACCTGCAGGCCCATCTCATGTATTACTGCAGTGGAAGGCAAAGAGAGGGGCCGCAGCTGTCAGAGGAGAGTGAAGACAGTGCTCAGCAGATATCCAGTGTCTGCCCCTTTCCACAGTGCACCAAAAGTTTTTCAAATGCAAGAGCTCTGGAAATGCACCTAAATTCTCACAGTG GAGTGAAAATGGAAGAATTTCTCCCGCCCGGTGCTAGTCTGAAATGCACAGTTTGTACTTACACTGCAGACTCAGTGATTAACTTTCATCAGCACCTGTTCTCGCATCTTACTCAAGCTGCCTTTAGATGCAATCACTGCCATTTTGGCTTCCAAACTCAGAGGGAGCTATTGCAGCACCAAGAGCTACATGTCTCTGGCAACAAAATCCAGAGAGAAAGTGACATTGAACACTCTCCAAGTGGAAACGAAGAAGGTTTACAGCCAGCAACGGACCTGTTAAGCAGAAATGATATTCCCCAGAGCCAAAAGACCATGCAGACTAAAGATGCAAGTTCTGATACAGAGCTtgataaatgtgaaaaaaaggCTCCACTTTTTCTTCCAAACCAGAGGCCAGAAACGCAACCTGCAGCAAATAAGCAGAGTTTTTCAtatactaaaataaaatccGAACCATCCAGTCCAAGACTTGCTTCATCTCCCGTTCAGCCTAATATTGGTCCTTCTTTCCCAATGGgaccttttctttcccagtttgCTTTTCCCCAAGACATCACTGTGGTTCCTCAGGCTTCAGAGATATTAGCCAAAATGTCAGAACTGGTCCATCGAAGGCTGAGGCATGGAAGTAGCAATTATCCTCCCGTAATTTACAGTCCTCTGATGCCTAAAGGGGCTACGTGTTTTGAGTGCAACATAACATTCAATAATTTGGACAACTACTTGGTTCACAAAAAGCATTACTGCAGCAGCCGATGGCAGCAGATGGCAAAGTCACCAGATTTTTCCAGTGTTCCAGAAAAAATTCCAGAAGCTGTCAGTCCCAGTAATGGTCAAAGCTCTATAAACATCCTGAATGCAGCTCCTCACACATCAGATCCAGAGAATCAACTTCTGCAGACATCTTGCATAAACTCTTCCAGCGTTTTAGATTTGATCGGGCCAAACAATAAAAGTCATGAAAAAGACTTTACTGCACAACCCAAGAAGTTGTCAACTGCAAGCAACGGTGATGAGAAGATAAACGGAAAACCTTCTGATGTGAAAAATCCCAATGCTCCTTTAGTAGAGGGCGAGAGTGACCCTAACAAGACCACATGTGAAGCTTGTAATATTACTTTCAGCAGACATGAAACCTACATGGTCCACAAGCAGTATTACTGTGCTACTCGCCATGATCCTCCACTGAAGAGGTCCGCTTCCAACAAAGTGCCTGCCATGCAGAGAACAATGCGTACTCGGAAGCGAAGGAAGATGTATGAGATGTGCTTGCCAGAGCAAGAGCAAAGACCACCACTAGTTCAACAGCGATTTCTAGAAGTGGCTAATCTTGGCAATCCTTGTACATCTACTCAAGAGTCAACAGAGGGTCTTGGAGATTGTTACCATCCACGATGTGATATCTTTCCAGGAATAGTCTCAAAGCATCTGGAAACATCACTGTCTATTAACAAGTGTGCTCCAGTTTCAAAGTGTGATACTCCCCACTCCACTGTATCTTGCTTGGAGATGGATGTGCCAATAGATCTCAGTAAAAAGTGCTTACCCCCGTCGGAGAGGACGTCCACTTCTCCCAAAAGGCTGCTGGACTACCATGAGTGCACTGTGTGCAAGATCAGTTTTAACAAGGTAGAGAACTACCTGGCTCACAAGCAGAATTTTTGCCCTGTCACTGCCCATCAGCGCAGTGACCTGGGACAAATCGACAGTAAGGTGTTTCAAAACCcagaaagtgaaagaaacagCCCAGATGTCAGTTATGAGAGAAGCATAATCAAATGTGAGAAAAATGGAAACTCAAAACAGTCCTCTCCTAATGGAAACTTATTTTCCACACACTTAGCAACACTTCAAGGACTAAAAGTCTTTAGTGAAGCGGCCCAGCTTATTGctacaaaagaagaaaacaaacatttgtttcttccaCAATGCCTTTACCCTGGAGCAATAAAGAAAGCTAAAGGAGCAGATCAGCTTTCTCCATATTATGGAATAAAGCCAAGTGATTACATTTCTGGTTCTCTCGTCATTCATAATACTGATCTAGATCaaagcacaaatacagaaagTGAATCTCCGAAAGGCCAGGTGCCTTCGAATGGATGTGCTGTGCAGAAGAAAGAATCTCTTCCACTACTGCCGAAAAACCGAGGCATGGTAATAGTTAATGGGGGACTAAAACAGGAGGAAAGACCTGCCACTAACCCACAGCAAGAGAACATTTCCCAGAATCCACCGCATGAAGATGGGCACAAGTCTCCTTCTTGGATCTCTGAGAATCCCttaactgcaaatgaaaatgtCTCTCCAGCAATTCCTACAGCAGAGGAACAGTTGTCTAGTATAGCTAAAGGTGTGAATGGCTCTACCCAGGCTCCAAGCAGTGGAAAGTACTGCCGACTGTGTGACATCCAATTCAACAATCTTTCAAACTTTATAACTCATAAGAAGTTTTATTGCTCTTCACATGCAGCAGAACATGTCAAATGA